The Halovivax ruber XH-70 genome includes the window CGTCGACGAGGCCTACGGCGAGTTCGCCGAAACCGACAGCGCCGTCGCCCTGATCGAGGGACGCGACGGGTTCGACGCACGAGACGACGTCGCCGTGATCAGGACCTTCTCGAAGGCCTACGGCCTGGCCGGCGTTCGCCTCGGCTACGCCATCGTTCCCGGGACGTGGGCGGACGCCTACGCACGCGTGAACACGCCCTTCGCCGCGAGCGAACCCGCTTGCCGAGCCGGGCTGGCCGCGCTCGACGACACCGATCACGTCGAGCAAGCGGTCGACTCCGCACGCTGGGCTCGCGAGTACCTCGCGTCCACCGTCGACGCACCCGCCTGGCCGAGCGACGGGAACTTCGTCCTCTTCGACGTCGGAGACGGCACCGCCGTCGCGGCGGCGCTCCAGGACCGCGGCGTCATCGTCCGCGACTGTACGAGTTTCGGCCTGCCCGGGTGTATCCGGGTGAGCTGTGGCACGGAGTCGGAGACGAAGCGCGCCGCCGACGCCATCGGCGACGTCCTCGCGACGCGCGACGGGCGGCCCACGGCTGACGAGGAGGTGAGTCGCTCGTGAGAGTCGCCGTCACCGGCACGCCGGGGACGGGCAAGACAACGGCGACGGCAGCCCTCGTCGACCGGTTCGACGCCAACGTGGAAGCCGACACGTCGACATCCGCCGTGACGGTCGATGGGAAAGAGACGGTCGACGAACTCACCGCAGACGATATCTGTCACCTGAACGACCTCATCGAGTCCGAGTCGCTGTACACGGACGTCGACGAGGACCGGGACAGCGTCATCGCCGATATGGACGCCCTCGAATCGGTCGTCGACGACCGTGCGCCGGTCGTGGTCGACTCCCACCTCGCACACCACCTGCCGGCCGACCGCGT containing:
- a CDS encoding adenylate kinase family protein, which codes for MRVAVTGTPGTGKTTATAALVDRFDANVEADTSTSAVTVDGKETVDELTADDICHLNDLIESESLYTDVDEDRDSVIADMDALESVVDDRAPVVVDSHLAHHLPADRVVVLRCEPNELARRLRERGEAAEKAHENAESEALDVILAEAVESHGLESVYEIDTTERTPDDVADRIVDVLTGEREPSAGTVDFVGYLQ